One genomic window of Halovivax cerinus includes the following:
- a CDS encoding GIY-YIG nuclease family protein: MSRHAVYVLQCADGTLYTGYTTDVDRRVAEHNAGEGAKYTRSRTPVEVVHVERYDSRSDAMAREYEIKQLSRTQKERLVGLS; the protein is encoded by the coding sequence ATGTCCCGACACGCGGTCTACGTCCTCCAGTGTGCCGACGGGACGCTCTACACCGGCTACACGACCGACGTCGACCGTCGTGTGGCCGAACACAACGCCGGCGAGGGAGCGAAGTACACACGATCTCGGACGCCCGTGGAGGTGGTTCACGTCGAGCGATACGACTCGCGATCTGACGCGATGGCCCGTGAGTACGAGATCAAACAGCTCTCGCGGACGCAGAAAGAACGGCTCGTCGGGCTCTCGTGA
- the rpiA gene encoding ribose-5-phosphate isomerase RpiA: MKAGDGSAEAKRRAGHAAAEAVEDGTIVGLGTGSTAAYAIEAIGRAVENGLDVHGVATSAESAQLARECGIALTTLAAVDGVDLAIDGADQVADGDLIKGGGAAHTREKLIDAAADRFLVVVDDSKLTETLSWPIPVAVLQGAESVVADRLRDLGGEPTLREAERKDGPVVTDDGHLVIDCDFGEVDDPEELATALSAIPGVVEHGLFVDLADEIYVGSADGVDVLR, from the coding sequence ATGAAGGCGGGTGACGGCTCGGCCGAGGCGAAGCGCCGGGCGGGGCACGCGGCGGCCGAAGCCGTCGAGGACGGCACGATCGTCGGCCTCGGGACCGGGAGCACGGCGGCCTACGCCATCGAGGCGATCGGGCGGGCCGTCGAGAACGGCCTGGACGTCCACGGCGTCGCGACCTCCGCGGAATCGGCCCAGTTGGCCCGCGAGTGTGGAATTGCGCTGACCACACTCGCAGCCGTCGACGGTGTCGATCTCGCGATCGACGGCGCCGACCAGGTGGCCGATGGCGACCTGATCAAGGGGGGCGGGGCCGCCCACACGCGCGAGAAGCTGATCGACGCGGCGGCAGACCGCTTCCTCGTGGTCGTCGACGACTCGAAACTCACCGAGACGCTCTCCTGGCCGATCCCCGTCGCCGTCCTCCAGGGGGCCGAATCGGTCGTCGCCGACCGGCTCCGTGACCTCGGCGGCGAGCCCACGTTGCGCGAGGCCGAGCGAAAGGACGGACCGGTCGTCACCGACGACGGCCACCTCGTCATCGACTGCGACTTCGGCGAAGTCGACGATCCGGAGGAACTCGCGACGGCGCTGTCTGCGATCCCCGGCGTCGTCGAACACGGCCTGTTCGTCGATCTCGCTGACGAGATCTACGTCGGCAGCGCGGACGGCGTCGACGTACTTCGGTGA
- a CDS encoding NUDIX hydrolase, with product MLDAYGYVVNVDGAVVRDGEYLFIERGVEEAHAAETLAFPGGTLESPPGTDDPIADTVRRELREEVGIEVGRVSYVCSSVFEMDGGTPCLNVVTLCEYAGGEARPRDPDEVAAVHWLSIADLHARADAPPYLLEYVDRVEAARATP from the coding sequence ATGCTGGATGCGTATGGCTACGTCGTCAACGTCGACGGAGCGGTCGTCCGCGACGGCGAGTACCTGTTCATCGAACGCGGCGTCGAAGAGGCACACGCGGCCGAAACCCTGGCCTTCCCCGGCGGAACGCTGGAGTCGCCGCCGGGTACCGACGACCCGATCGCCGACACCGTGCGCCGCGAACTCCGTGAGGAGGTCGGGATCGAGGTCGGACGCGTCTCGTACGTCTGTAGCTCGGTGTTCGAGATGGACGGCGGGACGCCGTGTCTGAACGTCGTCACCCTGTGCGAATACGCAGGCGGCGAGGCCCGGCCTCGCGATCCGGACGAGGTCGCCGCGGTCCACTGGCTGTCGATAGCGGACCTGCACGCGCGGGCCGACGCGCCGCCGTACCTGCTCGAGTACGTCGATCGGGTCGAGGCCGCGCGGGCGACGCCATAA
- a CDS encoding GNAT family N-acetyltransferase has product MARSSERVRPATTDDSLDVRRILDAAVLEFAALEPRIDADDVLVATTDAGTVRGVIVLEPAASAAVTEGIEPSPERTGSERLDDRGAHIDAIAVRNSHRSRGIGTALVEAALEREGRLTAHFDVGVRPFYEGLGFDIVALDSDRYAGVRERRE; this is encoded by the coding sequence GTGGCCCGTTCGTCCGAGCGGGTTCGCCCCGCCACGACCGACGACTCCCTCGACGTCAGACGGATCCTCGACGCGGCCGTGCTCGAATTCGCCGCCCTCGAGCCGCGAATCGACGCGGACGACGTCCTCGTCGCGACGACCGACGCGGGGACGGTTCGCGGAGTGATCGTCCTGGAACCGGCAGCGTCGGCGGCGGTAACTGAGGGCATCGAACCCTCCCCGGAACGCACCGGGTCGGAGCGGCTCGACGATAGGGGCGCCCACATAGACGCCATCGCGGTCAGGAACAGCCACCGCAGCCGTGGGATCGGTACGGCGCTCGTCGAGGCGGCGCTGGAACGAGAGGGCCGACTGACCGCACACTTCGACGTGGGAGTGCGCCCGTTCTACGAGGGGCTCGGGTTCGACATCGTCGCCCTCGACAGCGACCGGTACGCGGGGGTTCGAGAGAGGCGAGAGTGA
- a CDS encoding CocE/NonD family hydrolase, with translation MTDASDVPYDPDRVTVEETTHSAPDGTRLAITVFRPETATADDPAPLLLQRTPYGKPSDPPAGGFAAAALADGYAIAFEDVRGRGESDGAFMPWVNETEDGAATIDWLGAKPWVSAVGMFGGSSPGQVQLFAAAARPDALGAIAPTFTPSDLQRSDFFQDGAMSALTLLTWTLDDAIAGHSVDRLERRGEIDAEAAEALRTALESGLERLPALAAHRPLVDVPANVLADAPDDVDPTDLIPFWEEWTSRPSYDDFWGSFDPEMDYDRIAVPGLHTTGWYELCQHGTVTNFRMLSRRSPAPQHLVIGPWSHQNQGSVLGEVDFGTDASADAYGRDEQLLAFFDTYLRDDPTPPFASSGESHVETFRASILDRSEAAPSPSEGSDAPGATDDEAAVAGAGRWIAHDGWPPADASRKRWFLSSGGEAVTDLADGRLVRDLPEKFQPSDTWTHDPADPVPTRGGPLCCGEHSSEPGAFDRRDLQRRDDVVTFTTDPFETPVELAGPVSLRLTAATTAPDTDFTATLSHVLPDGRAYNLCEGIRRAQYRYGRDRSVPAPEAEAPMTVEIDMWNVHYAVPAGGRLRLEVASSNFPRFDPHPGTLDPWTATDDEVRTAEQTLFHELDRESVLTVSER, from the coding sequence ATGACCGACGCGTCCGACGTCCCGTACGATCCCGACCGCGTGACCGTCGAGGAGACGACCCATTCCGCGCCGGACGGGACCCGTCTCGCGATCACCGTCTTCCGTCCGGAGACCGCGACGGCCGACGACCCCGCGCCGCTGCTGCTCCAGCGGACGCCGTACGGCAAGCCCTCGGACCCGCCTGCAGGCGGATTCGCGGCGGCCGCGCTCGCCGACGGGTACGCGATCGCGTTCGAGGACGTGCGCGGCCGCGGCGAGAGCGACGGCGCGTTCATGCCGTGGGTCAACGAGACCGAGGACGGCGCGGCGACGATCGACTGGCTCGGCGCGAAACCCTGGGTCTCCGCCGTCGGGATGTTCGGCGGCTCTTCGCCCGGCCAGGTCCAACTGTTCGCCGCGGCGGCGCGACCCGACGCACTGGGGGCGATCGCGCCCACGTTCACCCCGAGCGACCTCCAGCGCAGCGACTTCTTCCAGGACGGGGCGATGAGCGCACTCACGCTCCTGACGTGGACGCTCGACGACGCCATCGCGGGCCACAGCGTGGACCGGCTGGAACGACGCGGGGAGATCGACGCGGAGGCGGCCGAGGCGCTTCGAACGGCGCTCGAATCGGGGCTCGAGCGGTTGCCGGCCCTGGCGGCCCACCGCCCGCTCGTCGACGTCCCGGCGAACGTCCTGGCCGACGCCCCGGACGACGTCGACCCGACCGACCTGATCCCGTTCTGGGAGGAGTGGACGTCCCGACCGTCCTACGACGACTTCTGGGGCTCGTTCGACCCCGAGATGGACTACGATCGGATCGCGGTCCCCGGGCTGCACACGACCGGGTGGTACGAACTCTGCCAGCACGGGACCGTGACGAACTTCCGGATGCTCTCCCGACGGTCCCCGGCGCCCCAACACTTGGTGATCGGGCCGTGGTCGCACCAGAACCAGGGCAGCGTCCTCGGCGAGGTCGACTTCGGGACCGACGCGAGCGCGGACGCCTACGGGCGCGACGAGCAATTGCTGGCCTTCTTCGACACCTACCTGCGCGACGACCCGACGCCGCCGTTCGCCTCGTCCGGGGAATCGCACGTGGAGACGTTCAGGGCGAGCATCCTCGACCGGTCGGAGGCCGCGCCGTCGCCATCCGAGGGGTCCGACGCTCCGGGGGCAACCGACGACGAAGCCGCCGTCGCCGGCGCCGGCCGCTGGATCGCCCACGACGGCTGGCCGCCCGCGGACGCCAGTCGGAAACGATGGTTCCTCTCGAGCGGCGGCGAGGCGGTGACGGATCTCGCGGACGGGCGCCTCGTGCGCGATCTGCCGGAGAAGTTCCAACCGTCTGACACCTGGACTCACGACCCCGCCGACCCGGTGCCGACGCGGGGCGGCCCGCTTTGTTGCGGCGAGCACTCCTCGGAGCCCGGCGCTTTCGACCGGCGCGACCTGCAGCGACGGGACGACGTCGTCACGTTCACCACCGACCCCTTCGAGACGCCGGTCGAGCTCGCGGGGCCGGTGTCGTTGCGACTCACGGCCGCGACGACCGCGCCCGACACGGACTTCACGGCGACGCTGTCCCACGTCCTCCCCGACGGGCGGGCGTACAACCTGTGCGAAGGGATCCGTCGCGCACAGTACCGCTACGGCCGCGACCGATCCGTCCCGGCGCCCGAGGCCGAGGCACCGATGACGGTCGAGATCGACATGTGGAACGTCCACTACGCGGTCCCCGCCGGCGGTCGCCTCCGCCTCGAGGTCGCCAGCAGCAATTTCCCGCGCTTCGACCCGCATCCCGGGACGCTCGATCCGTGGACGGCGACCGACGACGAGGTGCGGACCGCCGAGCAGACGCTCTTTCACGAACTTGACCGCGAGAGCGTCCTGACCGTGTCCGAGCGGTAG
- a CDS encoding thiamine pyrophosphate-binding protein translates to MRVSTAVVDRLAESGIEAVFGIPGKQTLPLNEAIGGRDDVRFVMARHETAVSHQAWGYAETSGKTAATVVVPGPGDMNAMNGLKNAYNDCTPLVHIAVETEPEIRGGEGIHETPPDTYDNVVKENVLVERPEGAIAALEEAIAIAETAPTGPVRVGIPKNFLGKDVAVAEPPKFSRDGPSGAAEGDVAAAADLLADADEPVVIAGGGVRSADASVDLEAVATRLDAPVVTTYKGKGTIPADHPLSAGTLSGSAPPALLSLLADADAALAVGTNFDAVATRAWSVEVPDELVHVTLDPDDLGTGYEPAVSLLADAADALPALGEALAERDVSGPTGPDETPGIRRARAVRDDFADRVVELQVTDAPLTSVTALETVRDVLPRDTVVAADAGGFRVWGLNAFPAYGPRSYVNPGSWATMGTGLPSGIGAQVANPDDDVVVLTGDGGFMMCIHEIHTAVAEALPLTIVVFRNEDYAIISEEAERSYALAESAYGWPDAPIDFVAMAESMGMTATRAEGRDAVAEAVSEAVSTDEPVLVEVPTDPHEPQASEWLAT, encoded by the coding sequence ATGCGCGTGAGCACTGCGGTCGTCGACCGGCTCGCCGAGAGCGGGATCGAGGCCGTCTTCGGGATCCCGGGGAAGCAGACGTTGCCGTTAAACGAGGCGATCGGCGGGCGCGACGACGTCCGGTTCGTGATGGCCCGCCACGAGACGGCCGTCTCACACCAGGCGTGGGGCTACGCCGAGACGAGCGGGAAGACCGCGGCGACTGTCGTAGTCCCGGGTCCCGGCGATATGAACGCGATGAACGGGCTGAAGAACGCGTACAACGACTGTACGCCGCTGGTCCACATCGCCGTCGAGACCGAACCCGAGATCCGCGGCGGCGAGGGCATCCACGAGACGCCGCCGGACACCTACGACAACGTCGTCAAAGAGAACGTCCTCGTCGAGCGCCCGGAGGGCGCGATCGCCGCGCTCGAGGAGGCCATCGCCATCGCCGAGACGGCGCCGACGGGTCCCGTCCGGGTTGGAATTCCGAAGAACTTCCTCGGGAAGGACGTGGCCGTGGCCGAGCCGCCCAAATTTTCGCGGGACGGGCCGTCCGGCGCCGCGGAGGGGGACGTCGCGGCCGCCGCGGACCTCCTCGCCGACGCCGACGAACCGGTCGTCATCGCCGGCGGTGGCGTCCGATCGGCGGACGCGAGCGTCGACCTGGAGGCCGTCGCGACACGACTCGACGCGCCCGTCGTGACTACCTACAAGGGCAAAGGGACGATCCCGGCCGATCACCCGCTCTCGGCGGGCACGCTGTCGGGAAGCGCCCCGCCCGCACTCCTCTCCTTGCTTGCCGACGCGGACGCCGCGCTCGCCGTCGGAACGAACTTCGACGCGGTCGCGACTCGCGCCTGGTCCGTCGAGGTGCCAGACGAGCTGGTCCACGTCACGCTCGACCCGGACGATCTGGGAACGGGCTACGAACCCGCCGTCAGCCTCCTCGCGGATGCCGCCGATGCGCTCCCGGCGTTGGGGGAGGCGCTGGCCGAGCGCGACGTCTCCGGCCCGACCGGCCCCGACGAGACGCCGGGGATCCGGCGCGCCCGAGCCGTTCGTGACGACTTCGCCGACCGCGTCGTCGAGCTGCAGGTGACCGACGCCCCGCTCACCTCCGTCACCGCGCTCGAAACGGTCCGCGATGTGCTCCCCCGTGACACTGTCGTCGCGGCCGACGCCGGCGGGTTCCGCGTCTGGGGGCTCAACGCCTTCCCCGCCTACGGCCCGCGATCCTACGTCAATCCCGGCTCCTGGGCGACCATGGGAACCGGTCTTCCGTCGGGCATCGGCGCGCAGGTCGCGAACCCGGACGACGACGTCGTCGTCCTCACCGGCGACGGCGGGTTCATGATGTGTATCCACGAGATCCACACCGCCGTCGCCGAGGCCCTCCCGCTCACGATCGTCGTCTTCCGTAACGAGGACTACGCGATCATCAGCGAGGAGGCCGAACGCTCCTACGCACTCGCCGAGAGCGCCTACGGCTGGCCCGACGCGCCGATCGACTTCGTCGCGATGGCCGAGAGCATGGGGATGACTGCGACGCGAGCCGAGGGTCGGGACGCGGTCGCCGAGGCGGTCTCGGAGGCCGTTTCGACCGACGAGCCGGTCCTCGTCGAGGTTCCGACGGATCCGCACGAACCGCAGGCCAGTGAGTGGCTCGCGACGTAG
- a CDS encoding class I SAM-dependent DNA methyltransferase, protein MHGEDGSYRGARARFYDEQLRETDRPDVAYYRDLATSVDGPVLETACGTGRIYLQLLAAGVDADGFDLSADALAVLRENAAERGLDPAVWTADLTDFAVDREYALATCPFNAIQHLETVDDQLAALESVHDALAPGGRFVFDTFVPGFDVICETYGEWQERTVAYRGVDHELRTRTRVVDEVEQRFAVETELSDPDGEPVFAETDRLSMLPKQQVEVLARKSPFTEWSVTGDFTDEPIEDGHSIQVWELRREA, encoded by the coding sequence ATGCACGGAGAGGACGGTTCGTACCGCGGGGCGCGAGCCAGGTTCTACGACGAGCAGCTACGAGAGACGGACCGCCCGGACGTCGCGTACTACCGCGACCTGGCGACGTCGGTCGACGGCCCGGTGCTGGAGACGGCCTGTGGCACCGGCCGGATCTACCTCCAACTGCTCGCGGCGGGCGTGGACGCCGATGGCTTCGACCTGTCAGCCGACGCGCTCGCCGTCCTCCGCGAGAACGCGGCCGAACGCGGGCTCGACCCCGCCGTCTGGACGGCCGACCTCACCGACTTCGCGGTCGATCGCGAGTACGCCCTCGCGACCTGTCCCTTCAACGCGATCCAGCACCTGGAGACCGTCGACGACCAGCTGGCGGCGCTCGAGTCGGTCCACGACGCCCTCGCACCGGGCGGGCGCTTCGTCTTCGACACGTTCGTCCCGGGCTTCGACGTGATCTGTGAGACCTACGGCGAGTGGCAGGAGCGCACGGTCGCGTACCGGGGCGTCGATCACGAACTCCGGACGCGGACGCGGGTCGTCGACGAGGTCGAACAGCGCTTTGCGGTCGAGACGGAGCTGTCCGATCCGGACGGGGAGCCCGTGTTCGCCGAGACCGACCGGCTGTCGATGCTGCCCAAACAGCAGGTCGAGGTCCTGGCCCGGAAGTCACCGTTCACCGAGTGGTCGGTCACCGGGGACTTCACGGACGAGCCGATCGAAGACGGTCACTCGATCCAGGTGTGGGAGCTGCGGCGGGAGGCGTGA
- a CDS encoding DUF1931 domain-containing protein translates to MADLIVKAAVKEALDDKNVASDFYDALDDEVEALLDDAARRAEANDRKTVQPRDL, encoded by the coding sequence ATGGCAGACCTTATCGTCAAGGCCGCTGTGAAAGAAGCGCTCGATGACAAAAACGTCGCCTCGGACTTCTACGACGCGCTCGACGACGAAGTCGAGGCCCTCCTCGACGACGCCGCTCGGCGAGCCGAAGCGAACGACCGGAAGACCGTCCAGCCGCGCGACCTGTAA
- a CDS encoding NADPH-dependent FMN reductase, which produces MTPSPTVLAVVGSLRDGSYTRTALRYVLDAAERAGAETHLLDLREYDLPVYDPDLDEQGDAETVCQLVRDADAVALGTPVYHGSYSGALKNFHDYCGKTEYEDTTVGLLATAGGGSFGPTLDHMRSTVRNVHGWALPHQVGIRNASDAFVADPDAIDGRAFRDPTLDDRVETLGERLVEYAFIDGAAAREPITADDD; this is translated from the coding sequence ATGACCCCCTCTCCGACCGTGCTCGCGGTGGTCGGTAGCCTTCGCGACGGGAGTTACACGCGGACCGCCCTCCGGTACGTCCTGGACGCCGCGGAACGAGCCGGCGCCGAGACACACCTCCTCGACCTCCGGGAGTACGATCTCCCGGTGTACGATCCGGACCTCGACGAACAGGGGGACGCCGAGACGGTCTGCCAGCTCGTCCGCGACGCCGACGCCGTCGCCCTCGGCACGCCCGTCTACCACGGGTCGTATTCGGGTGCGCTGAAGAATTTTCACGACTACTGCGGCAAGACCGAGTACGAGGACACCACCGTCGGCCTGCTCGCCACCGCCGGCGGCGGCAGTTTCGGCCCGACGCTCGACCACATGCGCTCGACGGTTCGCAACGTCCACGGATGGGCGCTCCCCCACCAGGTCGGCATCAGGAACGCGAGCGACGCCTTCGTCGCCGATCCGGACGCCATCGACGGCCGCGCCTTTCGGGACCCCACGCTCGACGACCGCGTCGAGACCCTGGGCGAACGACTCGTCGAGTACGCGTTCATCGACGGCGCGGCGGCACGGGAGCCGATCACCGCCGACGACGACTGA
- the fni gene encoding type 2 isopentenyl-diphosphate Delta-isomerase, with translation MPETADRKDDHIRIIEEEDVETSGTGFADVELVHEALPEIHRDEIDQSTSLFGHELSAPIVIESMTGGHPNTTKLNRNLAAAAQETGIAMGVGSQRAGIELDDPDLLESYTVVRDVAPDALLYGNVGAAQLSEYGVEAVERAVEMIDADAMAIHLNFLQEAVQPEGDVDARGCLDAIERVADGLSVPVVVKETGNGISRETAARLADAGVDAIDVAGKGGTTWSGIEAYRARAVGADRQAGVGDRFRTWGLPTAVSTVEAVDAHDCVIASGGVRSGLDVAKAIALGARAGGLAKPFLAPAGRGREAVVDLIETLQLELETAMFVTGSDTVPALRETTPVVLGRTRTYLDQRRA, from the coding sequence ATGCCCGAGACAGCCGATCGGAAGGACGACCACATCCGGATCATCGAGGAAGAAGACGTCGAGACCAGCGGAACCGGCTTCGCCGACGTCGAACTCGTGCACGAGGCGCTTCCGGAGATCCACCGCGACGAGATCGATCAGTCCACTTCGCTGTTCGGGCACGAACTGTCGGCACCGATCGTCATCGAGAGTATGACGGGCGGTCACCCCAACACGACGAAACTGAACCGCAACCTCGCGGCGGCCGCCCAGGAGACGGGCATCGCCATGGGCGTTGGCAGTCAGCGCGCCGGGATCGAACTCGACGATCCCGACCTGCTCGAGTCATACACCGTCGTTCGCGACGTCGCTCCCGACGCCCTCCTCTACGGCAACGTCGGCGCGGCCCAGCTCTCCGAGTACGGGGTCGAGGCGGTCGAACGGGCCGTCGAGATGATCGACGCCGACGCGATGGCGATCCACCTGAACTTCCTCCAGGAGGCCGTCCAGCCCGAGGGCGACGTCGACGCGCGCGGGTGTCTCGACGCGATCGAGCGCGTGGCGGACGGGCTCTCGGTCCCGGTCGTCGTCAAGGAGACCGGCAACGGCATCTCGCGCGAGACGGCCGCGCGACTCGCCGACGCGGGCGTCGACGCCATCGACGTCGCCGGTAAGGGGGGAACGACCTGGTCGGGGATCGAGGCCTACCGCGCCAGAGCCGTGGGGGCCGATCGACAGGCGGGTGTCGGGGACCGGTTTCGGACCTGGGGACTTCCGACGGCGGTGAGCACGGTCGAAGCGGTCGACGCACACGACTGTGTGATCGCCAGCGGGGGCGTCCGCTCCGGCCTCGACGTCGCGAAGGCGATCGCGCTCGGAGCCCGTGCCGGTGGGCTCGCCAAACCGTTCCTGGCTCCGGCGGGTCGGGGCCGCGAGGCCGTCGTCGACCTGATCGAGACGCTGCAACTCGAACTCGAAACCGCGATGTTCGTCACGGGGTCGGACACGGTGCCCGCGCTCAGAGAGACGACCCCCGTCGTGCTCGGTCGAACGAGAACGTATCTGGATCAGCGACGGGCCTGA
- a CDS encoding TenA family protein: MSDHGASGVDTAGRTAADDPYDPDRDGPFSAWLRERSDWEAATRHRFVEEYVDGDLADDVFERYLVQDYQFLEAGARLTAHAASQAHTMAEMNRLAESLTVLTGGENDYFQRAFDELDVSEAEREAPEIHPTTAAFNDFMLRAATDGAYEESLAVTAAAEWVYRDWCGYVATAETDLDRWYIDEWIEIHDNEEFDAYTGWLIDQLDTYGPRLSPGRQIRVAEIFDRTVDLEAAFFDAAYED; encoded by the coding sequence ATGAGCGACCATGGCGCGAGCGGGGTTGATACCGCGGGGCGGACGGCCGCGGATGACCCCTACGACCCCGACCGCGACGGCCCCTTCTCGGCGTGGCTCCGCGAGCGCTCCGACTGGGAGGCGGCGACGCGCCACCGCTTCGTCGAGGAGTACGTCGACGGCGACCTCGCGGACGACGTCTTCGAACGCTACCTCGTCCAGGACTACCAGTTCCTGGAGGCCGGCGCCCGCCTCACCGCCCACGCGGCGAGCCAGGCCCACACGATGGCCGAGATGAACCGGCTGGCCGAGTCGCTGACCGTCCTCACCGGCGGCGAGAACGACTACTTCCAGCGCGCGTTCGACGAACTGGACGTCTCCGAAGCCGAACGCGAGGCGCCGGAGATCCACCCCACGACGGCCGCGTTCAACGACTTCATGCTCCGGGCGGCGACCGACGGGGCCTACGAGGAGAGCCTGGCGGTCACCGCGGCCGCCGAGTGGGTCTATCGCGACTGGTGTGGCTACGTCGCCACGGCCGAGACCGATCTCGACCGCTGGTACATAGACGAGTGGATCGAGATCCACGACAACGAGGAGTTCGACGCCTACACCGGCTGGCTGATCGACCAGCTCGACACCTACGGGCCGCGACTCTCTCCCGGACGACAGATCCGCGTCGCCGAGATATTCGATCGAACGGTCGACCTCGAGGCGGCCTTCTTCGACGCGGCCTACGAGGACTGA
- a CDS encoding phosphoglucomutase/phosphomannomutase family protein, whose amino-acid sequence MDEISFGTDGWRATLDTFTAPRVRMVGQAVATYLRDEGETAPVAVGYDARETSRGFAEELARVLCANGFDVVLSERDCPTPVVAHAIVDRELAGSLVVTASHNPPEYNGVKFLPSDGAPALPAVMDAIADRLAEPAPLPESAHGTVRRVDFRESHAVAALNLLASIAPDATDTIGTLTIAYDAMCGSGRGFTDALLERAGASVERRRCERDPDFGGTPPEPAPGNLEELARTVRAGDADLGIANDGDADRLAVVTPDRGLLDENLFFAALYEWLLAHEGATEASTPDGAGDDRQGHTNRGSGAAVRTVSTTYLVDRVAAAHGESVHEVPVGFKWVAEAMAEHDALVGGEESGGFTVRGHVREKDGVLVALLAAAMHAEESFDDRIDRLLDTHGTIVQDKRSVACPDPAKGRVLADLEAEIPDAVAGVAVDDVVTADGFKLLLADGSWLLVRPSGTEPVMRVYAEAADRERVDALLEAGTALVERLV is encoded by the coding sequence ATGGACGAAATTTCTTTCGGAACCGACGGCTGGCGGGCCACGCTCGACACCTTCACCGCCCCGCGAGTCCGGATGGTTGGGCAGGCCGTCGCGACGTACCTTCGCGACGAGGGTGAGACGGCGCCGGTGGCGGTCGGCTACGACGCCAGGGAGACCTCGCGCGGATTCGCCGAAGAGCTGGCGCGCGTCCTCTGTGCGAACGGCTTCGACGTGGTCCTCTCAGAGCGGGACTGTCCGACGCCGGTCGTCGCACACGCGATCGTCGATCGCGAACTGGCCGGGTCCCTCGTGGTGACGGCTTCGCACAACCCGCCCGAGTACAACGGTGTGAAGTTCCTCCCGTCGGACGGTGCGCCCGCGCTCCCGGCCGTGATGGACGCCATCGCGGACCGCCTCGCCGAACCGGCCCCACTCCCGGAATCGGCCCACGGTACCGTTCGGCGGGTCGACTTCCGCGAATCACACGCTGTGGCCGCCCTGAATCTGCTCGCATCGATCGCACCGGACGCGACCGATACCATCGGGACCCTGACGATCGCCTACGACGCCATGTGTGGCTCCGGTCGTGGATTCACGGACGCCCTGCTGGAGCGAGCCGGTGCGTCCGTCGAGCGCCGTCGGTGCGAGCGAGACCCGGACTTCGGCGGGACGCCACCGGAGCCCGCGCCGGGGAACCTGGAGGAGCTGGCCCGGACGGTGCGAGCCGGCGACGCCGACCTCGGGATCGCCAACGACGGCGATGCGGACCGGTTGGCCGTCGTGACGCCCGATCGCGGCCTCCTCGACGAGAACCTCTTCTTCGCGGCGCTGTACGAGTGGCTGTTGGCCCACGAGGGGGCGACCGAAGCGAGCACACCCGATGGAGCCGGCGACGACCGACAGGGGCACACGAACCGCGGATCGGGAGCGGCGGTTCGAACCGTCTCGACGACGTACCTCGTCGACCGCGTCGCCGCGGCACACGGCGAGTCGGTCCACGAGGTGCCGGTCGGGTTCAAGTGGGTCGCCGAGGCGATGGCCGAACACGACGCCCTCGTCGGCGGCGAGGAATCCGGCGGCTTCACCGTCCGCGGACACGTCCGCGAGAAGGACGGCGTCCTCGTGGCACTGCTGGCCGCGGCCATGCACGCCGAGGAGTCGTTCGACGACCGGATCGATCGCCTTCTCGATACACACGGGACGATCGTCCAGGACAAGCGTAGCGTCGCGTGTCCCGATCCGGCGAAAGGGCGCGTCCTCGCGGACCTCGAAGCCGAGATCCCTGACGCGGTCGCCGGCGTCGCCGTCGACGACGTCGTCACCGCCGACGGGTTCAAACTCCTGCTCGCCGACGGCTCGTGGCTGCTCGTCCGCCCGAGCGGGACCGAACCGGTGATGCGCGTGTACGCAGAGGCGGCCGATCGCGAGCGGGTCGACGCGCTCCTGGAGGCTGGGACGGCGCTCGTCGAGCGCCTCGTCTGA
- the samp2 gene encoding ubiquitin-like small modifier protein SAMP2 produces MRVTVDVTGEETHEVDLSEVTGDSTTAAEGATADASDPPATYADLLTAIDYSPHEVSVLVDGRPVPEDQPVEADEITVLRLIKGG; encoded by the coding sequence ATGCGCGTGACCGTCGACGTGACGGGCGAGGAAACGCACGAGGTCGATCTCAGCGAGGTTACCGGCGATTCGACGACGGCCGCCGAGGGAGCGACCGCCGATGCGTCCGATCCCCCCGCGACCTACGCCGACCTCCTTACGGCGATCGACTACAGCCCGCACGAGGTGAGCGTCCTCGTCGACGGCCGCCCCGTCCCCGAAGACCAGCCCGTCGAGGCGGACGAGATCACCGTCCTCCGCCTGATCAAAGGCGGGTGA